A window of Bacteroidia bacterium genomic DNA:
GCCAACTTCCGTGTTTAGGAGTATATACAAATTCAAACCTGTCCCAAATTCGTTTTGCTTCCTGCGGTTCAAACATTTCATATAATGCCGATGGGGAATGGGTTTTAAAATTATCCATTACCAAAGTTATCTTCTTCGCTTCCGGATACATTTCATCAGCTATTCTTTTTACAAACATTGCCCAATCTTTTTTGGTTTTTGTCTGCGTTACTTCAACCAAACGTTTGCTTTTCAATGGCTCGTTTGCCATAAATATATTGACAACACCATGTCTGGTGTATTCATAATCTTCCCGCTTTTCATAACCCGGAGTCATGGGAGAATTGTTCTTGCTTTCTATCAATTGCTTTGGTGACTCATCCATGCAAACAACGGGGTTTTCTTCATTGTAAGGTCTTTTATAAACATCCAATACATTTTCCATATGTGCTACAAACTCACTACTTTTTTCCGGTGGAATTACCCAACCTTTTACTTTCCAAGGCTTAAGTTCATTTTTTTTAAAACATTCCCAACCGAAACATAAGATATGCTGTCCACGTAATTCAGCTCTACCATCTTATCTGCTAACAATCGCAAAGACCATTTTGCAAATCCTTTGGGTGGCTCGCTACAGCATAGTGCAACCAATTTAGCTTCCACCTCGCCGTCTATCTTTATTTCATATTTTCGGCTTGTCTGTCTGCGTTCCAGCACTTGCTCGAAACCCTCTTCAATAAATTTT
This region includes:
- a CDS encoding IS630 family transposase (programmed frameshift) — translated: MIRYTIKLTKEEVEELQAIINKGSHTSQTFRTAYILLNCDEGEYSDKVTNEQISKVLKVGMRTIDRVKKKFIEEGFEQVLERRQTSRKYEIKIDGEVEAKLVALCCSEPPKGFAKWSLRLLADKMVELNYVDSISYVSVGECFKKNELKPWKVKGWVIPPEKSSEFVAHMENVLDVYKRPYNEENPVVCMDESPKQLIESKNNSPMTPGYEKREDYEYTRHGVVNIFMANEPLKSKRLVEVTQTKTKKDWAMFVKRIADEMYPEAKKITLVMDNFKTHSPSALYEMFEPQEAKRIWDRFEFVYTPKHGSWLNMAEIELHVLNHQCLNRHIAKIENIVSEVAAWQQHRNNKNGKINWQFTTNDARQKLRRLYPLIYD